TAACGCCGCCAAAGTTCAAAAGAAATGGCACAACATACTCATTACctataataaaaatctaaataagaAATTCCTTGCTGGCTATGTGCATTGGGAATTCTTTGAggaaatgttcaaatatttgCAAGGCAAAAAAGCCGAATGTGACACAATTGTGAGTAATGCACAATTTGGAGATGAAAGCCAATACCCTCCCGACAATTCAATGCTACAGCCACAAATTGAAATGCATGGAAAATCTGCTGATGAATATGAAGAGAGCAGTGGTAGTCCGGAaaggaaaaaaactaaattcgaATACAACAACGATCACCACGAAGAACTTCCTCTAGAGATAACACATGAAAATGGGAATGATGATTATGCAAACGGTGGCGTCGGTGGAGGCGGCGGGGTTGGCGTCGGCTCAGCGCAAGGACACTGGTGGAAAGACTATTTTGAGCGAAAACTAACAATGgacaaagaaaaaattgatttacaacGTGAAATGCATCGAGATATGatgcattttaataaaatgtctcTCATTCAACAGgagaaaattgaaagaattaaaATCGATGCCATTAATAATTTAACTTCTACGCTGCAGAAATTTGTCGAAGTCAAGAgtcgaaaaaactaaaaacacaatACAAACTCAAAGTATAATCTAAGTCTAAGTTCTCGAAAATGCATGTCGTTTTGAATAATAAGTTCTGAAATCGTCTTCATGTTCCCTATTTGTGATTTTATTATGTGTTTCAGTTAGTTTACTGGATCAGTATTATAGGTATATAtacattatatatatatatatgcttTTTAGCGTTTCGGATACATTTTAAGGACAAATACATCAAgtacaaaaatttcaagaaaacctacatatattttgtttcattttatactTCAGAAATAATGTCTTTGTAGGTATTTAGACGTAAAATAAGTCTTTCTGGAAAACTATGAAACCTGGCCTGCAATGTGGAGGATGAGATAGATCGACGATGCGTATTTAGGTTAACAAAAATCCTGTGAAAAGTTTATAAAACCTACCATATTCCTTAAAGTCATAGATAATTCGTTCTTTCTTACCTTTTTCTTTAAAGACCTTTGAGAGCATAATTTAGTGTGGTGACCcattttttaagatgaaaaattaaaagataaacaatTTCATCACCAAAATTTATTccatttacttttattttcaatataactt
This window of the Eupeodes corollae chromosome 3, idEupCoro1.1, whole genome shotgun sequence genome carries:
- the LOC129952575 gene encoding uncharacterized protein LOC129952575, whose translation is MEERKYNLPADGCENYYQISDDDIEDNDENGEESVLEDPSTNDGRNPYERAWSTEATRALIHIRGPMEEKFTEGRQKRTALWLSVTRHLQKLGFRYNAAKVQKKWHNILITYNKNLNKKFLAGYVHWEFFEEMFKYLQGKKAECDTIVSNAQFGDESQYPPDNSMLQPQIEMHGKSADEYEESSGSPERKKTKFEYNNDHHEELPLEITHENGNDDYANGGVGGGGGVGVGSAQGHWWKDYFERKLTMDKEKIDLQREMHRDMMHFNKMSLIQQEKIERIKIDAINNLTSTLQKFVEVKSRKN